The proteins below are encoded in one region of Pseudonocardia sp. DSM 110487:
- a CDS encoding LuxR family transcriptional regulator, with translation MAQAPSADDAVMRGREAHLRRAWRDAYQHLSDADRREALDAEDLDRLATAAHLIGHRETADATWERAHHAFLDRGEKAPAVRCAFWLGLTLLLRGEHARGGGWLARARHILEDGELDCVEQGYLRLPAALQALGGGDAESAYRTFVEITETADRFGDADLEALGRLGQGQSLVAQGRAAQGMAMLDEAMVAVTTGEVSAVAAGIVYCAMILTCRQMFDVRRVQEWTAALSRWCATQQGLKPFRGQCLVHRSEIMTLRGEWADALEEVRQACAHLSDPPDPVLGMALYQQAELLRLRGEFVRAEECYREASTRGHPVQPGLALLRLAQGRLEDAVAAIQRTVLEAEGVVERSRVLSAYVEITLAAGANEDARMAVAELDDVVAAFDTPYLRAVVGYARGCVLLADGDAGRANRALRRAWVAWHELDAVYETARVRLQVARACRQLGDHDTAELELDAARRIFEQLGAAPALDQVRALTGRAAPSGACGLTPREIEVLRLVATGATNRDIADDLVISDRTVARHVSNMFAKLGVSSRAAATAFAYEHDLV, from the coding sequence ATGGCGCAGGCGCCGTCGGCCGATGACGCCGTGATGCGGGGCCGCGAAGCCCACCTCCGGCGGGCCTGGCGAGACGCGTACCAGCACCTGTCGGACGCCGACCGGCGCGAAGCACTCGATGCGGAGGACCTCGACAGGCTGGCGACGGCAGCCCACCTCATCGGTCACCGCGAAACGGCCGACGCGACATGGGAGCGAGCGCATCACGCGTTCCTGGACCGAGGCGAGAAGGCACCTGCCGTCCGGTGTGCGTTCTGGCTCGGGCTGACGCTCCTCCTGCGCGGTGAGCACGCCCGGGGTGGCGGCTGGCTGGCGCGGGCGCGGCACATCCTGGAAGACGGCGAGCTCGACTGCGTGGAACAGGGATACCTGCGCCTCCCCGCCGCGCTGCAGGCGCTGGGCGGCGGCGACGCCGAGTCCGCGTACCGCACATTCGTCGAGATCACCGAGACAGCCGACCGGTTCGGCGACGCCGATCTCGAGGCGCTCGGCCGGCTGGGACAGGGCCAGTCGCTGGTCGCGCAGGGTCGAGCGGCGCAAGGCATGGCGATGCTGGACGAGGCGATGGTGGCGGTGACGACCGGCGAGGTGTCGGCGGTCGCCGCCGGGATCGTCTACTGCGCCATGATCCTCACCTGCAGGCAGATGTTCGACGTACGTCGCGTGCAGGAGTGGACCGCGGCGCTGAGCCGCTGGTGCGCCACCCAGCAGGGCCTCAAGCCCTTCAGAGGCCAGTGCCTCGTGCACCGCTCGGAGATCATGACGCTGCGCGGCGAGTGGGCCGACGCCCTCGAGGAGGTCCGGCAGGCGTGCGCCCACCTGTCCGACCCGCCCGACCCGGTGCTGGGCATGGCGCTGTACCAGCAGGCCGAGCTGCTGCGGTTGCGCGGCGAGTTCGTCCGGGCCGAGGAGTGCTACCGCGAAGCCAGCACCCGCGGACACCCCGTGCAACCGGGGCTGGCGCTGCTCCGGCTTGCGCAGGGCAGGCTCGAGGACGCGGTCGCCGCCATCCAGCGGACCGTGCTGGAGGCCGAGGGCGTGGTGGAGCGTTCCAGGGTGCTGTCCGCGTATGTCGAGATCACGCTCGCAGCCGGGGCCAACGAGGACGCCCGGATGGCGGTGGCCGAGCTGGACGACGTCGTCGCGGCGTTCGACACGCCGTACCTGCGCGCGGTGGTCGGATACGCCCGTGGATGCGTGCTGCTCGCCGACGGTGACGCGGGCCGCGCCAACCGCGCCCTGCGCCGGGCGTGGGTCGCATGGCACGAGCTCGACGCGGTCTACGAGACGGCACGGGTCCGGCTGCAGGTGGCGCGGGCGTGCCGCCAGCTGGGCGACCACGACACCGCCGAGCTGGAGCTGGACGCCGCGCGCCGGATCTTCGAGCAGCTGGGCGCCGCGCCCGCGCTCGATCAGGTGCGAGCGCTCACGGGTCGTGCCGCGCCCTCCGGCGCATGCGGCTTGACCCCCCGGGAGATCGAGGTGCTTCGCCTGGTCGCGACGGGCGCGACGAACCGGGACATCGCCGACGACCTCGTGATCAGCGACAGGACGGTCGCCCGGCACGTGAGCAACATGTTCGCCAAGCTCGGCGTCTCCTCGCGGGCGGCGGCCACCGCCTTCGCCTACGAGCACGACCTCGTGTAG
- a CDS encoding Tm-1-like ATP-binding domain-containing protein — MVLAYVVGTFDTKGAELGYAAERVRAAGAEVVTVDVSTQVRGAPADVSADEVAGHHPDGAAAVFTGDRGTAVAAMALALERFLLSRSDVGGVLGLGGSGGTALITPAMRAVPVGVGKIMVSTVASGNVAPYVDASDIAMWYSVTDVAGLNRISRRVIGNAAHALAGIVAHEVPAAADRPAVGLTMFGVTTPCVTAVTNRLGGTVDPLVFHATGTGGRAMEKLVDDGLVGSVMDITTTEVCDLLVGGVFPATDDRLGAIARTGVPYVGTCGALDMVNFGASSTVPPRFADRTFYEHNPQVTLMRTTPEENVAIARFLAVGLNACEGPVRFLLPTGGVSALDAPGQAFWDPEADEALFATLEAEVRQTDTRRVERVAHHINDPEFADALVDAWREVQK, encoded by the coding sequence ATGGTCCTCGCCTACGTCGTCGGGACGTTCGACACCAAGGGTGCCGAACTGGGTTACGCCGCCGAGCGCGTGCGTGCGGCGGGGGCTGAGGTCGTCACCGTCGACGTGTCCACCCAGGTGCGGGGCGCGCCTGCGGACGTATCCGCCGACGAGGTGGCTGGCCACCATCCCGACGGCGCGGCCGCGGTGTTCACCGGCGACCGCGGCACCGCCGTCGCCGCGATGGCGTTGGCCTTGGAGCGATTCCTGCTGAGCCGGTCCGACGTCGGCGGGGTGCTCGGGCTGGGCGGTTCCGGCGGCACCGCGCTGATCACGCCGGCGATGCGGGCGGTGCCGGTCGGCGTCGGAAAGATCATGGTGTCGACGGTGGCCTCCGGGAACGTCGCGCCCTACGTCGACGCGTCCGACATCGCGATGTGGTACTCGGTCACCGACGTCGCCGGCCTCAACCGCATCTCCCGCCGCGTGATCGGCAACGCCGCCCACGCGCTCGCGGGCATCGTCGCCCACGAGGTCCCCGCCGCCGCCGACCGGCCAGCGGTAGGGCTCACGATGTTCGGCGTCACCACCCCGTGCGTCACCGCCGTCACCAACCGGCTCGGCGGCACCGTCGACCCGCTGGTCTTCCACGCCACCGGCACCGGCGGCCGGGCGATGGAGAAGCTCGTCGACGACGGCCTCGTCGGCTCGGTCATGGACATCACCACCACGGAGGTCTGCGACCTGCTCGTCGGCGGGGTCTTCCCGGCCACCGACGACCGCCTCGGCGCGATCGCGCGCACCGGCGTGCCGTACGTCGGCACCTGCGGCGCTCTCGACATGGTGAACTTCGGCGCGAGCTCCACGGTGCCGCCGCGGTTCGCCGACCGCACGTTCTACGAGCACAATCCCCAGGTCACGCTGATGCGCACCACTCCGGAGGAGAACGTTGCGATCGCGCGGTTCCTCGCGGTCGGGCTGAACGCGTGCGAGGGGCCGGTGCGGTTCCTGCTGCCCACCGGCGGGGTGTCCGCGCTGGACGCGCCAGGCCAGGCGTTCTGGGACCCGGAGGCGGACGAGGCGCTCTTCGCCACGCTCGAAGCCGAGGTGCGACAGACCGACACGCGGCGGGTTGAGCGCGTGGCCCACCACATCAACGACCCCGAGTTCGCCGACGCGCTGGTGGACGCGTGGCGTGAGGTGCAGAAATGA
- a CDS encoding PhzF family phenazine biosynthesis protein has translation MTSRPFAQVDVFSAVPYRGNPVAVVLDGDGLTTEQMQRVANWTNLSETTFVVPPTSPAADYRVRIFTPSEELPFAGHPTIGTCHAWLASTSHGSDTIVQECEAGLITLRRTGDRLAFAAPPLLRDEPVDDELQARIARILGIDRSAVRDTRWVDNGPGWVAALLDDAKTVLAVTPDAEELKLGIVGPYPAGSPEAVEVRAFFPADRSSVEDPVTGSLNAGLALWLLRTGRLQTPYVASQGTALGRAGRVHIDQDADGTVWVGGDAVTCVRGEIEI, from the coding sequence ATGACAAGCCGCCCGTTCGCCCAGGTCGACGTCTTCTCCGCGGTCCCGTACCGGGGCAACCCGGTCGCGGTCGTGCTCGACGGCGACGGCCTCACGACCGAGCAGATGCAGCGCGTGGCGAACTGGACGAACCTGTCGGAGACGACCTTCGTCGTCCCTCCGACCAGCCCGGCCGCCGACTACCGCGTCCGCATCTTCACTCCCTCGGAGGAGCTTCCGTTCGCGGGCCACCCGACGATCGGCACCTGCCACGCGTGGCTCGCTTCCACGTCCCACGGGAGCGACACGATCGTCCAGGAGTGCGAGGCCGGGCTGATCACGCTCCGGCGCACCGGCGACCGGCTCGCGTTCGCCGCCCCGCCCCTGCTGCGGGACGAGCCGGTCGACGACGAGCTGCAGGCGCGCATCGCGCGCATCCTGGGCATCGACCGGTCCGCTGTCCGGGACACCCGCTGGGTCGACAACGGCCCGGGCTGGGTCGCCGCCCTCCTCGACGACGCGAAGACCGTGCTCGCGGTCACCCCGGACGCCGAGGAGCTCAAGCTCGGGATCGTCGGCCCGTATCCGGCGGGGTCCCCGGAGGCCGTCGAGGTCAGGGCGTTCTTCCCGGCCGATCGCAGCAGTGTGGAGGACCCGGTGACCGGCAGCCTCAACGCGGGTCTCGCGCTGTGGCTGCTGCGGACCGGCCGCCTCCAGACTCCCTATGTCGCTTCCCAGGGCACGGCGCTGGGCCGGGCGGGCCGGGTGCACATCGACCAGGACGCCGACGGCACGGTCTGGGTCGGCGGCGACGCGGTGACGTGTGTGCGGGGCGAGATCGAGATCTGA
- a CDS encoding NAD(P)-dependent alcohol dehydrogenase → MKAVRVHDYHTDPKIDDIEEPRLQGPLDVIVKIGGAGVCRTDLHILEGQWAAAMAPQLPYVIGHENAGWVHAVGDGVTNVAVGDTVILHPQPSCGLCLACRRGNDMHCSNAFFPGLSDNDGGMAEYLRTTARACVKLDPATNPADVAALADAGITAYHAVRKAVPVLWPGTTAVVQGAGGLGHIGIQCLAALTATRIVVVDKNPAALELAKEIGADETVVADGSHVDAVKDLTGGEGATVVFDFVAEQGAENQAWAMVAPDGFQYVIGYGGQFSAPTLDFVAGEKNVIGNIVGTYTDLAELMVLAQAGKVTLHTKQYPLDAALDALHDLDAGRVRGRAILVP, encoded by the coding sequence ATGAAAGCCGTACGTGTGCACGACTACCACACCGACCCGAAGATCGACGACATCGAGGAGCCGCGACTGCAGGGCCCGCTCGACGTGATCGTGAAGATCGGCGGGGCCGGCGTGTGCCGAACCGACCTGCACATCCTGGAAGGCCAGTGGGCCGCCGCGATGGCACCGCAGCTGCCGTACGTGATCGGGCACGAGAACGCAGGCTGGGTGCACGCCGTCGGCGACGGGGTGACCAACGTGGCGGTGGGGGACACGGTGATCCTGCACCCGCAGCCGAGCTGTGGGTTGTGCCTGGCCTGTCGGCGGGGCAACGACATGCACTGTTCGAACGCGTTCTTCCCCGGCCTGTCGGACAACGACGGGGGGATGGCCGAGTACCTGCGCACCACCGCCAGGGCCTGCGTGAAGCTGGACCCTGCGACCAACCCGGCCGACGTGGCGGCCCTGGCCGATGCCGGGATCACCGCCTATCACGCGGTGCGCAAGGCGGTGCCGGTGCTGTGGCCGGGCACCACCGCGGTGGTGCAGGGCGCGGGCGGCTTGGGGCACATCGGGATCCAGTGCCTGGCCGCGTTGACCGCCACCCGGATCGTGGTGGTCGACAAGAACCCGGCCGCACTCGAACTCGCCAAGGAGATCGGGGCGGACGAGACGGTGGTGGCCGACGGCTCCCACGTGGACGCGGTGAAGGACCTGACCGGCGGTGAGGGCGCGACGGTCGTGTTCGACTTCGTGGCCGAGCAGGGCGCGGAGAACCAGGCGTGGGCGATGGTCGCGCCGGACGGATTCCAGTACGTGATCGGTTACGGCGGACAGTTCTCGGCGCCGACGCTGGATTTCGTAGCCGGGGAGAAGAACGTGATCGGCAACATCGTCGGCACCTACACCGACCTGGCCGAGCTGATGGTGCTGGCGCAGGCCGGGAAGGTCACCCTGCACACGAAGCAGTACCCGCTGGATGCGGCGCTGGACGCGCTGCACGACCTCGACGCCGGCCGGGTCCGCGGCCGAGCCATTCTCGTTCCCTGA
- a CDS encoding cupin domain-containing protein — MVGEGERVAALLGLEPLPDEGGLFRRTHIDAHSSAIYFLLIAPDFSAMHRLTATETYHWYAGAPLRLLLLGGDGQVSEPVLGPDVAAGQRPQIVVPAGTWQGSSSTGEWTLVGTTTAPPFDWEGFELGERAVLTTGYPAAAERIAALTR; from the coding sequence ATGGTGGGTGAGGGCGAACGGGTCGCTGCGCTGCTCGGGCTCGAGCCACTGCCCGACGAGGGCGGCCTGTTCCGGCGCACGCACATCGACGCGCACTCGTCGGCGATCTACTTCCTGCTGATCGCGCCCGACTTCTCGGCGATGCACCGGCTCACGGCCACCGAGACCTACCACTGGTACGCGGGCGCGCCGCTGCGGCTGTTGCTCCTCGGCGGTGACGGGCAGGTGTCCGAGCCGGTGCTCGGCCCGGACGTCGCTGCCGGTCAGCGGCCCCAGATCGTGGTGCCCGCCGGAACCTGGCAGGGATCCAGTTCCACGGGCGAGTGGACGCTCGTCGGCACGACCACGGCCCCACCTTTCGACTGGGAGGGGTTCGAGCTGGGCGAGCGGGCCGTGCTCACCACCGGCTACCCCGCCGCCGCGGAGCGGATCGCTGCTCTCACCCGCTAG
- a CDS encoding phosphoenolpyruvate hydrolase family protein codes for MKFARAELVEKFQDMARRGEPIVGGGAGTGLSAKCEEAGGIDLIVIYNSGRYRMAGRGSLAGLLAYGNANEIVVEMAAEVLPVVRHTPVLAGVNGTDPFMITDRFLRELADLGFAGIQNFPTVGLIDGVFRANLEETGMGYGLEVDLVAAAREADLLTTPYVFSADDARAMTRAGADIIVCHMGLTTGGSIGAETAKSLDDCVALVDEWAAAAREVRDDVLVLCHGGPIAMPDDAAHVLERTKNCHGFYGASSMERLPTEKALTEQTRAFKTRLTR; via the coding sequence ATGAAATTTGCTCGTGCCGAGCTCGTCGAGAAGTTCCAGGACATGGCCCGGCGCGGCGAGCCGATCGTCGGCGGTGGCGCGGGCACCGGCCTGTCGGCCAAGTGCGAGGAGGCCGGCGGCATCGACCTCATCGTCATCTACAACTCCGGCCGCTACCGGATGGCCGGCCGCGGCTCTCTCGCCGGCCTGCTCGCCTACGGCAACGCCAACGAGATCGTGGTGGAGATGGCCGCCGAGGTGCTGCCGGTCGTCCGCCACACCCCGGTGCTGGCCGGCGTCAACGGCACCGACCCGTTCATGATCACCGACCGGTTCCTGCGCGAGCTCGCCGACCTCGGCTTCGCCGGCATCCAGAACTTCCCGACCGTCGGCCTGATCGACGGGGTCTTCCGGGCCAACCTTGAGGAGACCGGCATGGGCTACGGACTGGAGGTCGACCTGGTCGCGGCCGCCCGCGAGGCCGACCTGCTCACCACGCCGTACGTCTTCTCAGCGGACGACGCCCGCGCCATGACCCGGGCCGGTGCCGACATCATCGTCTGCCACATGGGCCTGACGACCGGTGGTTCGATCGGCGCGGAGACCGCGAAGTCGCTCGACGACTGCGTGGCACTGGTCGACGAGTGGGCCGCCGCGGCCCGTGAGGTCCGCGACGACGTGCTGGTGCTCTGCCACGGCGGCCCGATCGCGATGCCCGACGACGCGGCCCACGTGCTGGAGCGCACGAAGAACTGCCACGGCTTCTACGGCGCCTCGTCGATGGAACGGCTGCCCACCGAGAAGGCCCTCACCGAACAGACCCGCGCCTTCAAGACCCGTCTCACCCGATAG
- the groL gene encoding chaperonin GroEL (60 kDa chaperone family; promotes refolding of misfolded polypeptides especially under stressful conditions; forms two stacked rings of heptamers to form a barrel-shaped 14mer; ends can be capped by GroES; misfolded proteins enter the barrel where they are refolded when GroES binds) has product MAKELRFGEEGRRLLQAGVDQLAEAVKSTLGPKGRNVILEKITGSPEVTNDGVTIAREIHLRDPFENMGAQLVKEAAVKTNDTVGDGTTTAIVLAQAIVRQGMTAIAAGGNPVLVKRGIDIGVRRIVEHLQRVTHPVSTEQDYARVASISANDDEEIGRIVGRALHTVGEDGVVTVEDVPQHGVSVGFVEDFAFDNGYVTPYMVTDPGRLEAIVDDPYLLFTAEKVKDVQSLMPVLDKIMRGERRPLVLVAETVEGTALQMLVHNHVNRTFQAVAIRAPGFGEKRIHLLEDMAALCGGKVHSRSSAFALEQMTTEHLGRASQVRVTSDSTTIIGGGGDRAALELRLTQLRAELARATFGSDEDFLSERIARLSGKAAVIGVGAPTNAEAKEIRHRVDDSLQATRAAIAEGIVAGGGVALLHAEPALDDLDVGGDYRIGVEIVRAALTEPVHLIASNAGYDGDDVVKQVTALGVDEGFDALEGRFGDLVELGVIDPLRVVRSALQNGASVAGLILTTNSLVAEEVTPWNKSLMTEFGPLDEGIPQPSPDSSTPQSLGLGPSIG; this is encoded by the coding sequence ATGGCGAAGGAACTGCGATTCGGAGAGGAGGGCCGGCGGTTGCTCCAGGCCGGCGTCGACCAGTTGGCCGAGGCCGTCAAGAGCACGCTCGGGCCCAAGGGCCGCAACGTCATCCTGGAGAAGATCACGGGGTCGCCCGAGGTCACGAACGACGGCGTGACGATCGCGCGGGAGATCCACCTGCGCGACCCGTTCGAGAACATGGGCGCGCAGCTGGTGAAGGAAGCGGCGGTCAAGACGAACGACACCGTCGGCGACGGCACCACCACGGCGATCGTGCTCGCCCAGGCGATCGTCCGGCAGGGCATGACGGCGATCGCGGCGGGCGGCAACCCGGTGCTCGTCAAGCGCGGCATCGACATCGGAGTGCGGCGCATCGTCGAGCACCTGCAGCGGGTGACCCACCCGGTCTCCACCGAGCAGGACTACGCCCGGGTGGCGTCGATCTCCGCGAACGACGACGAGGAGATCGGCCGGATCGTCGGGCGGGCATTGCACACCGTCGGCGAGGACGGCGTCGTCACCGTGGAGGACGTCCCGCAGCACGGCGTGAGCGTCGGGTTCGTCGAGGACTTCGCGTTCGACAACGGCTACGTGACGCCGTACATGGTCACCGACCCCGGCCGGCTCGAGGCGATCGTCGACGACCCGTACCTGCTGTTCACGGCGGAGAAGGTCAAGGACGTCCAGTCCCTCATGCCGGTGCTCGACAAGATCATGCGTGGTGAGCGGCGCCCGCTCGTGCTCGTCGCCGAGACCGTCGAGGGCACGGCGCTGCAGATGCTCGTGCACAACCACGTGAACCGCACGTTCCAGGCGGTGGCGATCAGGGCGCCCGGCTTCGGCGAGAAGCGCATCCACCTGCTCGAGGACATGGCGGCGCTCTGCGGCGGCAAGGTGCACAGCAGGAGTTCCGCGTTCGCCCTCGAACAGATGACCACCGAGCACCTCGGGCGGGCCTCGCAGGTGCGAGTCACCAGCGACAGCACCACGATCATCGGCGGCGGCGGGGACCGGGCGGCCCTCGAACTACGGCTCACGCAGTTGCGGGCCGAGCTGGCCCGCGCGACGTTCGGCAGCGACGAGGACTTCCTGTCCGAGCGCATCGCGCGGCTGTCGGGCAAGGCCGCGGTGATCGGCGTGGGCGCGCCCACCAACGCCGAGGCCAAGGAGATCCGCCACCGCGTCGACGACTCCCTGCAGGCCACGCGCGCGGCCATCGCCGAGGGCATCGTCGCGGGCGGCGGCGTCGCGCTGCTGCATGCCGAGCCCGCGCTCGACGACCTGGACGTCGGCGGTGACTACCGGATCGGCGTCGAGATCGTGCGCGCAGCCCTGACCGAGCCGGTGCACCTCATCGCCTCCAACGCCGGCTACGACGGCGACGACGTCGTCAAGCAAGTCACCGCACTGGGTGTTGACGAAGGGTTCGACGCGTTGGAAGGTCGCTTCGGCGACCTGGTCGAGTTGGGTGTGATCGACCCGCTGCGGGTGGTGCGTTCCGCGCTGCAGAACGGCGCGTCCGTGGCCGGCCTGATCCTCACCACCAACTCGCTGGTGGCCGAGGAGGTGACCCCGTGGAACAAGTCGCTGATGACCGAGTTCGGGCCGCTCGACGAGGGGATCCCGCAGCCATCGCCGGACTCGAGCACCCCGCAGTCCCTTGGCCTCGGCCCGTCGATCGGTTGA
- a CDS encoding iron-sulfur cluster assembly protein produces MTALAAAVWAALGTVHDPELDEPITELEFVSSCTVSDDGVAAVRLRLPTFFCAPNFAWLMVADAHDAVTAVPGVTRADIVLDDHFTATTINEGVAARAGFVAAFPGEAQSELEELRAVFLRKAALAGQDRIARPLVDAGAAPEDLAATRLGDLRPSPDLDRLRQRRAAVGLPHGPDAPLLLHPDGAPVTADQVPLHLRRARLTRVGIEANGHTCRDLLAARYPEEVASS; encoded by the coding sequence GTGACCGCACTCGCCGCCGCGGTGTGGGCGGCGCTGGGCACGGTGCACGACCCCGAACTCGACGAGCCCATCACCGAGCTCGAGTTCGTGTCGTCGTGCACCGTGTCCGACGACGGGGTCGCGGCCGTCCGCCTGCGCCTGCCCACGTTCTTCTGCGCGCCCAACTTCGCGTGGCTCATGGTCGCCGACGCCCACGACGCCGTGACCGCCGTCCCTGGGGTCACCCGCGCCGACATCGTGCTGGACGATCACTTCACCGCAACCACCATCAACGAGGGCGTCGCCGCGAGGGCCGGGTTCGTCGCGGCGTTCCCGGGGGAGGCGCAGTCCGAGCTGGAGGAGTTGCGCGCGGTGTTCCTGCGCAAGGCCGCACTGGCCGGGCAGGACCGGATCGCCCGGCCCCTCGTCGACGCGGGCGCCGCGCCGGAGGACCTGGCCGCCACCCGGCTCGGCGACCTGCGGCCGTCACCGGACCTCGACCGGCTCCGGCAGCGGCGCGCCGCGGTCGGCCTGCCCCACGGCCCGGACGCTCCGCTGCTGCTGCATCCGGACGGCGCACCGGTGACCGCCGACCAGGTGCCATTGCACCTGCGCCGGGCCCGGCTCACCCGCGTCGGCATCGAGGCCAACGGCCACACCTGCCGCGACCTGCTGGCCGCTCGCTACCCCGAGGAGGTGGCCTCGTCGTGA
- a CDS encoding amidohydrolase family protein: MYEKDGEKYFIVDSHSHFWDASRENWKPGAEQYAKGWIDCFYGYHQLGPPETHWDYEHYLKVTPDDFERDMFIEGHVDHAIFQSTYLKEWYTDGFNTIERNAQLLDRFGDRLIVNGRFDPRDGDAGLKELEADAEKYGLKGVKLYTAEWNHGSRGYKLSDPEAYRFLARAQELGIKNIHVHKGPTIWPLDKDAFDVADVDHAATDFPELNFIVEHVGLPRIEDFCFMAVQEPNVYAGLSVVIGGLMHARPKFFAKVMGELLFWVGEDRMTFGGDYNIWVPKWQVEGFVDWQMPDDDAFTDYPRLTTASKKKILGLNAAKLYDIPVPPECELQTTAGAQDRPGEQLLTEAAAAGTP, translated from the coding sequence ATGTACGAGAAGGACGGCGAGAAGTACTTCATCGTCGATTCACACAGCCATTTCTGGGACGCCAGCCGGGAGAACTGGAAGCCGGGCGCCGAGCAGTACGCGAAGGGCTGGATCGACTGCTTCTACGGCTACCACCAGCTCGGCCCGCCCGAGACCCACTGGGACTACGAGCACTACCTCAAGGTCACGCCCGATGACTTCGAGCGCGACATGTTCATCGAGGGCCACGTCGACCACGCGATCTTCCAGTCGACCTACCTCAAGGAGTGGTACACCGACGGCTTCAACACCATCGAGCGGAACGCGCAGCTGCTGGATCGCTTCGGCGACCGCCTGATCGTCAACGGCCGCTTCGACCCACGCGACGGCGACGCCGGGCTGAAGGAGCTGGAGGCGGACGCCGAGAAGTACGGGCTGAAGGGCGTCAAGCTCTACACCGCCGAATGGAACCACGGGTCACGCGGCTACAAGCTGTCCGACCCGGAGGCCTACCGGTTCCTCGCCCGCGCGCAGGAGCTGGGCATCAAGAACATCCACGTCCACAAGGGCCCGACGATCTGGCCGCTGGACAAGGACGCGTTCGACGTGGCCGACGTCGACCACGCGGCCACCGACTTCCCGGAGCTGAACTTCATCGTCGAGCACGTCGGGCTGCCGCGCATCGAGGACTTCTGCTTCATGGCGGTGCAGGAGCCCAACGTCTACGCGGGGCTGTCGGTCGTGATCGGTGGCCTGATGCACGCCCGGCCGAAGTTCTTCGCCAAGGTCATGGGCGAGCTGCTCTTCTGGGTCGGCGAGGACCGGATGACCTTCGGCGGCGACTACAACATCTGGGTGCCCAAGTGGCAGGTCGAGGGCTTCGTCGACTGGCAGATGCCCGACGACGACGCGTTCACCGACTACCCGCGGCTCACGACGGCCTCCAAGAAGAAGATTCTCGGGCTGAACGCCGCGAAGCTCTACGACATCCCGGTCCCACCCGAGTGCGAGCTGCAGACAACGGCCGGGGCACAGGACCGGCCGGGCGAGCAGCTGCTCACCGAGGCCGCGGCGGCCGGCACGCCGTGA
- a CDS encoding SRPBCC family protein encodes MPRAYASGVVPASADAVWSHIRDFNSLPAWHPAITASELTSGAGAEVGALRRLTLGDGGIVVERLLVLDDPDRSVTYEFVENPFGARRYTATLRVAPVTATGEAFVEWWAEFDAEAADEKGLTDFFADAVYGGGIAALGELFAAKG; translated from the coding sequence ATGCCCCGCGCCTACGCCAGTGGTGTCGTGCCCGCGTCTGCCGACGCCGTCTGGTCCCACATCCGTGACTTCAACAGCCTCCCCGCCTGGCACCCGGCGATCACGGCCAGCGAGCTGACCTCGGGTGCGGGGGCTGAGGTCGGTGCGCTGCGGAGGCTCACCCTCGGCGACGGCGGCATCGTCGTCGAACGGCTGCTGGTCCTGGACGACCCCGACCGAAGCGTCACCTACGAGTTCGTGGAGAACCCGTTCGGCGCCCGCCGCTACACCGCCACGCTGCGGGTGGCTCCGGTGACGGCCACCGGGGAGGCGTTCGTCGAGTGGTGGGCGGAGTTCGACGCGGAGGCGGCCGACGAGAAGGGGCTGACCGACTTCTTCGCCGATGCGGTCTACGGCGGCGGCATCGCGGCGCTGGGTGAGCTGTTCGCCGCGAAGGGCTGA
- the mimD gene encoding propane 2-monooxygenase effector subunit MimD: MTTTAASRFESNSTASNMCGFTLMNSQVGVLIAHVLERLDNVKVTHLPSMIRVDGHGRFDVVYADVDEEAGEEEGWFNAAEFEEAMSTHYGRMVHLDDRTIMFANPEDAAEYLDFDLKPVS; this comes from the coding sequence GTGACCACAACCGCCGCGAGCCGCTTCGAGTCCAACAGCACCGCCTCGAACATGTGCGGCTTCACGCTCATGAACAGCCAGGTCGGCGTGCTCATCGCCCACGTGCTCGAGCGGCTGGACAACGTCAAGGTCACGCACCTGCCCTCGATGATCCGCGTCGACGGCCATGGCCGGTTCGACGTCGTCTACGCCGACGTCGACGAGGAGGCAGGCGAGGAGGAGGGCTGGTTCAACGCGGCCGAGTTCGAGGAGGCGATGTCCACCCACTACGGCCGGATGGTCCACCTCGACGACCGCACGATCATGTTCGCCAATCCCGAAGACGCAGCTGAATATCTGGACTTCGATCTGAAGCCAGTCTCCTAG